The following are from one region of the Brienomyrus brachyistius isolate T26 chromosome 4, BBRACH_0.4, whole genome shotgun sequence genome:
- the pola1 gene encoding LOW QUALITY PROTEIN: DNA polymerase alpha catalytic subunit (The sequence of the model RefSeq protein was modified relative to this genomic sequence to represent the inferred CDS: deleted 1 base in 1 codon), whose product MDPVCDADKDVDVPDGDGGLATSRSRREKKEKVGRKAALEMVRKAKRGEKLKYEVEELSSVYDMVDEDQYSRMVQERQEEDWIIDDDGTGYVEDGREIFDEDLEDDALGDRYKGKAGAKDSASKGKKVLKKAAVAKPNSIKSMFMASSMKKPAEKDVDLSGDALLGDILQDLLSEKPAVLTPPPVVTLRKKRAMGAPMNQFAIKPQTPKETPPPPPAGSKVRSVSRVAPLPSSTARVLATHAKEAKVEELAAEEHEHDAALQFDEGDFDEPMEVEAMEEKEEEEKVVKAKMEPSVKTEPKCEFQDPGLHSLGTSCWEDVKEEEPNVEVQLDSSRLPVVEGSDGEAVFRFFWLDAFEDHYTQPGVVYLFGKVWIESAKAHVSCCVVVRNIERVMFLLPREHKMDVKTGKETEVAVGISDVYQEFSELTEKLRIMKFKSRKVLKNYAFEVPDVPTQSEYLEVRYSAEIPPLPSDLKGETFSHVFGTNTSSLEYLLLSRKIRGPCWLDVKTPQLSTHPVSWCRVEAVAQQSSFLAVVRDLPPPPLVVMSISMKTVENKAHQNEIVCLAALTHHKFPLDKAPPRPPFQTHFCAVSKPSNCIFPFDFQEAVRKKKGKVEIAPTERTLLAYFLAMMCKIDPDVIVGHDIYGFDLEVLLKRMGDCKVPQWSRIGRLRRTNMPKLGGRGGFAEKSATCGRMVCDVQISAKELIRCRSYRLSELVAQVLKAERVDIPSEELRDFYSDSPRLLYLLEATWMDAQFILQIMCELNVLPLALQITNIAGNVMSRTLMGGRAERNEYLLLHAFYEKDYIVPDKPVFKKPPVDPTDEEEDSDRVKGKSRNARRKAAYAGGLVLDPKVGFYDKFILLLDFNSLYPSIIQEFNICFTTVARSAEGGSRKAEEDEQDEIPELPDPDLEMGVLPQEIRKLVERRRQVKQLMKQPDLHPDLCLQYDIRQKALKLTANSMYGCLGFSYSRFYAKPLAALVTHKGREILMHTKDLVQKMNLEVIYGDTDSIMINTNNTNLDEVLKLGNKVKSEVNRLYKLLELDIDGIFKSLLLLKKKKYAALLVDLAPGGRYTTRQELKGLDIVRRDWCDLAKECGNYVIGQILSDQNRDTIVENIQKHLIEVGEKVVSGDVPLSQFEIHKALNKDPQDYPDKKTLPHVHVALWINSQAGRKVKAGDTVSYVICQDGSNLGPSQRAYSLEQLQKQPGLSLDTQYYLSQQVHPVVGRICEPIVGIDTVLIATWLGLDPSLFRAHQQQRREEEADALLGGLQLTDDERYKDCERFHLPCPQCGVDNIYDSAFEGAGPTLQPSFLNCCQVECPGQPIMHPVQIQNKLQLDIRRHIRRFYTAWHVCEDLTCQNRTRRAPTEFFRSGPMCPACERSTLKPEYSEKALYTQLCFYSFIFDWDHGVQKMQAKFDKDQAKKWSNAATTYKQLKQVPDQALVNSSYSEVNLGKLFGGLCPTS is encoded by the exons ATGGATCCAGTTTGCGATGCCGACAAGGACGTGGACGTCCCGGATGGCG ACGGAGGCCTCGCCACATCGCGCTCTCGGCGGGAGAAGAAGGAGAAGGTGGGCAGGAAGGCGGCACTGGAGATGGTGAGGAAAGCAAAGCGTGGCGAGAAGCTCAAGTACGAG GTGGAAGAGCTGAGCAGTGTCTATGACATGGTGGATGAGGACCAGTACTCCCGCATGGTACAGGAGCGCCAAGAGGAAGACTGGATCATCGATGACG ATGGCACTGGCTATGTGGAGGATGGCAGGGAAATCTTTGACGAAGACCTAGAAGATGATGCACTGGGGGACAGATATAAAG GTAAAGCTGGTGCTAAGGATTCAGCCTCCAAGGGTAAGAAGGTGCTGAAGAAAGCTGCTGTGGCCAAACCCAACAGCATCAAGAGCATGTTCAtggccagcagcatgaagaaacCTGCTGAG AAAGACGTTGACCTGTCTGGCGATGCCCTTCTCGGAGACATCCTGCAGGACCTCCTCTCTGAG AAACCGGCTGTCCTGACTCCGCCCCCGGTCGTCACTCTGAGGAAGAAGCGGGCTATGGGAGCTCCTATGAATCAGTTTGCCATCAAACCACAGACACCCAAG GAaactcctccccctcctcctgcggggtcaaaggtcaggtcTGTTTCCAGGGTGGCGCCATTACCCTCTTCTACAGCCCGGGTCCTGGCAACCCATGCCAAGGAGGCAAAGGTGGAGGAACTGGCAGCAG AGGAGCATGAGCACGATGCTGCCCTGCAGTTTGATGAGGGTGACTTCGACGAGCCCATGGAGGTTGAAGCCATGGAAgaaaaagaggaggaggagaaggtggTGAAGGCCAAGATGGAACCCAGTGTCAAAACAGAACCCAAATGTGAATTTCAGGACCCTGGGCTGCA CTCTTTAGGCACCTCCTGCTGGGAGGATGTGAAAGAGGAGGAGCCTAATGTGGAGGTGCAGCTGGACTCGAGTCGGCTCCCTGTGGTAGAAGGCTCAGACGGTGAGGCTGTGTTCCGCTTTTTCTGGTTGGACGCCTTTGAGGACCACTACACCCAGCCTG GTGTGGTCTACCTTTTTGGCAAGGTATGGATCGAATCCGCAAAGGCACACGTCAGCTGCTGTGTGGTTGTGAGGAACATCGAGAGGGTCATGTTCCTGCTGCCCCGAGAACAC aaaatggatgtaaaGACAGGAAAGGAGACGGAGGTGGCTGTCGGCATATCGGACGTGTACCAGGAGTTCAGTGAGCTCACTGAAAAGCTCAGGATCATGAAGTTCAAATCGAGG AAAGTACTAAAGAACTATGCCTTTGAGGTGCCTGATGTCCCCACCCAGTCTGAGTACCTGGAAGTGCGGTATTCT GCAGAGATTCCCCCACTGCCCTCCGACCTGAAGGGGGAGACATTCTCTCATGTATTCGGGACCAACACCTCCAGCCTAGAGTATCTCCTCCTCAGCAGGAAGATCCGTGGGCCGTGCTGGCTCGACGTCAAGACTCCCC AGCTGAGCACCCATCCAGTGAGCTGGTGCCGGGTAGAGGCTGTGGCCCAGCAGAGCTCCTTCCTGGCAGTGGTGAgagacctgccccccccacccctggtaGTCATGTCCATCAGCATGAAGACCGTGGAGAACAAGGCACATCAGAATGAG ATTGTGTGTCTTGCTGCTCTCACCCATCACAAGTTTCCCTTGGACAAAGCGCCCCCACGCCCCCCCTTCCAGACACACTTCTGCG CGGTCAGCAAGCCGTCCAACTGCATCTTTCCCTTCGATTTCCAGGAGGCTGTCcggaagaag AAAGGCAAGGTGGAGATTGCGCCGACCGAGAGGACACTGCTGGCCTACTTCCTGGCTATGATGTGTAAGATTGACCCCGATGTCATTGTG GGCCATGACATCTACGGCTTCGATCTGGAGGTGCTTCTGAAGAGGATGGGTGACTGCAAGGTGCCCCAGTGGTCCAGGATCGGCCGGCTGCGCCGCACCAACATGCCCAAGCTGGGG GGCCGTGGCGGCTTTGCGGAGAAGAGCGCCACCTGTGGCCGCATGGTGTGTGACGTGCAGATCTCCgccaaggagctgatccgcTGCCGGAGTTACCGCCTGTCGGAGCTGGTGGCCCAGGTCCTGAAGGCCGAGAGGGTCGACATCCCCTCAGAGGAGCTCAGAGATTTCTACAG TGACTCGCCTCGCTTGCTCTACCTGCTGGAGGCCACCTGGATGGACGCCCAGTTCATACTGCAGATCATGTGCGAGCTGAACGTGCTGCCGTTGGCCCTGCAGATCACCAACATCGCTGGCAACGTCATG TCTCGCACGCTGATGGGCGGCCGCGCAGAGAGGAACGAATACCTGTTGCTGCATGCCTTCTACGAGAAGGACTACATCGTACCCGACAAGCCCGTCTTCAAGAAGCCACCAGTGGATCCG ACGGACGAGGAAGAGGATTCGGATCGGGTTAAGGGGAAGTCCCGGAATGCACGCAGAAAGGCCGCCTAcgctggggggctggtgctggaCCCCAAAGTGG GCTTCTACGACAAGTTCATCCTGCTCTTGGACTTCAACAGCCTGTACCCGTCTATCATCCAAGAGTTTAACATCTGCTTCACCACTGTGGCACGATCAGCCGAGGGCGGGTCCCGCAAAGCCGAG GAGGACGAGCAGGACGAGATCCCCGAGCTGCCCGATCCAGACCTGGAGATGGGGGTCTTGCCCCAGGAGATCCGCAAGCTGGTGGAGCGGCGGAGGCAGGTGAAGCAGCTGATGAAGCAGCCGGACCTGCACCCGGACCTCTGCTTGCAG TACGACATCCGGCAGAAGGCCCTGAAGCTGACAGCCAACAGCATGTACGGCTGCCTGGGATTCTCATACAGCCGCTTCTACGCCAAGCCGCTCGCTGCCCTGGTCACGCACAAGGGGAGAGAG ATCTTGATGCACACTAAGGACCTGGTGCAGAAG ATGAACCTGGAAGTTATCTACGGTGACACAGACTCCATCATGATCAACACCAACAACACCAACCTGGATGAGGTCCTTAAATTGGGAAACAAG GTGAAGAGCGAGGTCAACCGGCTCTACAAGCTGCTGGAGCTCGACATCGATGGCATCTTCAAGTCCCTCCTGCTGCTGAAAAAGAAGAAGTATGCAGCGCTGTTAGTGGACCTGGCCCCTGGGGGGCGCTACACCACCCGGCAGGAGCTCAAGGGGCTCGACATTGTGCGCAGGGACTGGTGCGACCTCGCCAAGGAGTGTGGCAA CTATGTGATCGGGCAGATCCTATCAGACCAGAACCGGGACACCATCGTGGAGAACATCCAGAAGCATCTCATAGAGGTTGGGGAGAAGGTGGTGAGTGGGGACGTTCCCCTCTCACAGTTCGAGATCCACAAG GCCCTGAACAAGGACCCCCAGGACTATCCGGATAAGAAGACTTTGCCCCACGTCCACGTCGCCCTCTGGATCAACTCTCAGGCGGGACGCAAGGTTAAAGCAGGGGACACCGTGTCCTACGTCATCTGCCAG GACGGCTCAAATCTGGGTCCCAGCCAGCGGGCGTACTCCCTCGAGCAGCTGCAGAAGCAGCCAGGCCTGAGCTTAGATACACAGTACTACCTGTCCCAGCAGGTGCACCCCGTGGTGGGACGTATCTGCGAGCCCATCGTGGGCATCGACACCGTACTCATCGCTACCTGGCTGG gcCTGGACCCCTCCCTCTTCCGTGCCCACCAGCAGCAGCGTCGCGAGGAGGAGGCGGACGCCCTGCTGGGGGGCCTCCAGCTTACTGACGATGAACGCTATAAGGACTGTGAGCGCTTCCACCTGCCCTGCCCGCAATGCGGCGTGGACAACATCTACGACAGTGCTTTCGAGGGGGCG gGTCCGACTCTGCAGCCCAGCTTCCTGAATTGCTGTCAGGTGGAGTGtccgggccagcccatcatgcACCCGGTCCAGATCCAGAACAAGCTGCAGCTTGACATCCGGCGCCACATACGCAGGTTCTACACT gcctgGCACGTGTGTGAGGACCTGACCTGTCAGAACCGGACCCGCCGGGCACCAACTGAGTTCTTCCGCTCGGGC CCCATGTGCCCTGCCTGTGAGAGGTCCACCTTGAAACCTGAG TACTCTGAGAAGGCCCTGTACACTCAGCTCTGCTTCTACAGCTTCATCTTTGACTGGGACCATGGCGTCCAGAAAATGCAGGCCAAGTTCGATAAGG atCAAGCGAAAAAATGGTCGAATGCTGCGACCACCTACAAGCAGCTGAAGCAGGTGCCCGATCAGGCCCTGGTCAACAGCAGCTACTCCGAGGTCAACCTCGGCAAGCTCTTTGGGGGCCTGTGTCCCACCTCCTAG